One segment of Schistocerca cancellata isolate TAMUIC-IGC-003103 chromosome 2, iqSchCanc2.1, whole genome shotgun sequence DNA contains the following:
- the LOC126162622 gene encoding cuticle protein 18.6-like — MACKLIILSAVVAIASAGYLGAPAVYAPGAPLAARGYAAPAYAAPIARYAAPVTRAYAPAVAAAPAAVEYDPHPEYSFAYNVQDAHTGDSKAQHESRSGDVVQGSYSLAEPDGSIRVVDYTADPVNGFNAVVHKEAGAHPAVAAPVAVAGPARAYAAPIARAAYAAPLARAAYAPALAYGGAYHG; from the coding sequence TTGATCATTCTGTCCGCGGTGGTGGCCATCGCAAGCGCCGGCTACCTGGGCGCCCCCGCCGTCTACGCTCCCGGTGCACCTCTGGCTGCCCGAGGATACGCCGCCCCCGCCTACGCCGCCCCCATCGCCCGCTATGCCGCCCCCGTCACCAGGGCCTACGCCCCAGCTGTCGCTGCTGCCCCCGCCGCCGTCGAGTACGACCCGCACCCCGAGTACAGCTTCGCATACAACGTGCAGGACGCCCACACTGGAGACTCGAAAGCCCAGCACGAGAGCCGCAGCGGAGACGTCGTCCAGGGCAGCTACAGCCTGGCCGAACCCGACGGCTCCATCCGCGTCGTCGACTACACGGCTGACCCCGTCAACGGATTCAACGCCGTCGTGCACAAGGAGGCCGGCGCCCACCCCGCCGTAGCCGCCCCTGTGGCCGTCGCCGGCCCCGCCAGGGCTTACGCCGCTCCCATTGCCAGGGCTGCCTATGCCGCCCCCCTCGCTAGGGCCGCCTATGCCCCCGCCCTGGCCTATGGCGGTGCCTACCATGGTTAA